The following are from one region of the Pseudohongiella spirulinae genome:
- the rsmD gene encoding 16S rRNA (guanine(966)-N(2))-methyltransferase RsmD, with translation MIPNHKFRARSANGSNSLRIIAGLWRGRRVSFPDVQGLRPTPDRVRETVFNWLQTLVISEDCLDLYAGSGACGFEALSRGARSVTFVDASSTACQHIRDNLQILQRAPGYHGSAQVVQSRAENWLSGGHSARQFGLVFLDPPFADGVLIECCRQLQESGALKSGAHIYVESGDALPIAGQTAGFPPHWQLLKNKRAGKVFYGLYRSEP, from the coding sequence ATGATTCCAAACCACAAATTCCGGGCGCGGTCCGCCAACGGCTCCAACAGTCTGCGCATCATCGCAGGCTTGTGGCGTGGGCGACGGGTGAGCTTTCCTGACGTGCAGGGTTTGCGGCCGACACCGGACCGGGTGCGCGAGACGGTGTTTAACTGGCTGCAAACGCTGGTGATCAGCGAAGATTGCCTTGATCTTTATGCCGGCAGTGGTGCCTGCGGGTTTGAAGCGCTGTCGCGCGGGGCGCGCTCGGTGACTTTTGTTGATGCGTCATCCACGGCCTGCCAGCATATTCGGGATAATCTGCAGATATTGCAGCGTGCGCCCGGTTACCACGGTTCCGCACAGGTGGTTCAGAGCCGCGCCGAAAACTGGCTGTCAGGCGGGCATAGCGCCAGACAATTTGGCCTGGTATTCCTTGATCCACCTTTTGCCGATGGCGTATTAATCGAGTGCTGCCGACAGTTGCAGGAGAGCGGTGCGCTTAAATCCGGCGCTCACATTTATGTGGAGTCTGGCGACGCCTTGCCCATTGCGGGCCAGACGGCAGGTTTTCCGCCGCATTGGCAACTGCTGAAAAACAAGCGCGCCGGCAAGGTATTTTATGGTCTGTACCGGAGCGAGCCGTGA